A window of Corallococcus macrosporus DSM 14697 contains these coding sequences:
- a CDS encoding right-handed parallel beta-helix repeat-containing protein, whose amino-acid sequence MKIRHGNCLKLTFLATGLMVLGSTACSGSDSGGTPVPVESSAPRSVPAPAPAESSAPTRAFATRPPVGVQAVAGTPVAALPNHSDHVNIEDPSPQPAVSATAMTTAAEAPVYTREWVVSTSGNDAGDGSAAQPLRTLNKAISLAGPGELIRVLPGTYAERVIIGDDAKPGTADAKITLQGEGGPRIVLGPGEHGLVQVRQPHWIIDGFDIDLEGQTPFAVTFEGDVTGSMLVNSDLHGGTGGGAVTTFNDATGAIIENNHIHDFVKTTGNEDSHGVVVQPTSRDITVRNNDIHDNSGDSVQCLGPEGFSDLPPAENLLVENNHFYANRENAVDIKTCYGVTLRNNRMHHFLPSSTARGDVVVIHYSASNVLVEDNEIYDGAKGIAVGGNHDGAMPTGVVIRRNRVYDMTESGGGEGTGIRLENSKGTLVVNNTVTRAATALIIGHGTGGPTESPVVRNNIFADALIAVNLGPMAPGMSVGNNLFPAGAQFKKDGEPVDLTVYQAATGDMTSRLGSADLGAAFAPGPMALDSGADVGIPFCGGGPDLGAVELGC is encoded by the coding sequence ATGAAAATCCGACACGGCAACTGCCTGAAGCTGACGTTCCTGGCCACGGGCCTGATGGTGCTGGGCTCGACGGCCTGCTCGGGCTCCGACAGTGGGGGCACGCCCGTGCCCGTGGAGAGCTCGGCCCCGCGCTCGGTGCCAGCGCCAGCGCCAGCGGAGTCATCCGCGCCCACCCGCGCCTTCGCGACGCGCCCCCCCGTAGGGGTGCAGGCGGTGGCGGGGACGCCGGTGGCCGCGCTGCCGAACCACTCGGACCATGTGAACATCGAGGACCCGTCACCCCAGCCGGCCGTCAGCGCCACGGCGATGACCACCGCCGCCGAGGCGCCCGTCTACACGCGCGAGTGGGTGGTGAGCACGTCGGGCAACGACGCGGGCGACGGCAGCGCCGCGCAGCCCCTGCGCACCCTCAACAAGGCCATCAGCCTGGCCGGCCCGGGCGAGCTCATCCGCGTCCTGCCGGGCACCTACGCGGAGCGGGTCATCATCGGTGACGACGCGAAGCCCGGCACGGCCGACGCGAAAATCACGCTCCAGGGCGAGGGCGGCCCGCGCATCGTCCTGGGCCCCGGCGAGCACGGCCTGGTCCAGGTGCGCCAGCCGCATTGGATCATCGACGGCTTCGACATCGACCTGGAGGGCCAGACGCCCTTCGCCGTCACCTTCGAGGGCGACGTGACGGGCTCCATGCTCGTCAACTCGGACCTGCACGGCGGCACGGGCGGCGGCGCGGTGACGACGTTCAACGACGCCACCGGCGCCATCATCGAGAACAACCACATCCACGACTTCGTGAAGACCACCGGCAACGAGGACTCGCACGGCGTCGTGGTGCAGCCCACCTCGCGCGACATCACCGTGCGCAACAACGACATCCACGACAACTCCGGTGACTCCGTGCAGTGCCTGGGCCCCGAGGGCTTCAGCGACCTGCCGCCCGCGGAGAACCTCCTGGTGGAGAACAACCACTTCTACGCCAACCGGGAGAACGCGGTGGACATCAAGACGTGTTACGGGGTGACGCTCCGCAACAACCGGATGCACCACTTCCTCCCGAGCTCCACGGCGCGGGGCGACGTCGTCGTCATCCACTACTCCGCGAGCAACGTGCTGGTGGAGGACAACGAAATCTACGACGGCGCGAAGGGCATCGCGGTGGGCGGCAACCACGACGGGGCCATGCCCACCGGCGTCGTCATCCGCCGCAACCGCGTGTACGACATGACCGAGTCCGGAGGCGGGGAGGGCACGGGCATCCGCCTGGAGAACTCGAAGGGCACCCTGGTGGTCAACAACACCGTCACCCGCGCGGCCACGGCGCTCATCATCGGCCACGGCACCGGCGGGCCCACCGAGTCCCCCGTGGTGCGGAACAACATCTTCGCGGACGCCCTCATCGCGGTGAACCTGGGCCCCATGGCCCCGGGCATGAGTGTGGGCAACAACCTCTTCCCGGCCGGCGCCCAGTTCAAGAAGGACGGCGAGCCGGTGGACCTCACCGTCTATCAGGCCGCCACGGGGGACATGACGTCCCGCCTGGGCTCCGCCGACCTCGGCGCGGCCTTCGCTCCGGGGCCCATGGCCCTGGACTCGGGCGCGGACGTCGGCATCCCGTTCTGCGGCGGCGGGCCGGACCTCGGCGCGGTGGAACTGGGCTGCTGA
- a CDS encoding rhodanese-like domain-containing protein → MEPIIVCAELYMRLGDDEVLVLDCRDAADWERYDLHIPGALRMTSAEVARDHHMLPDDELIVLCGCSPDGRDTRRVCRLLRMKGREAVCLDGGLLAWVTGGFPTERHTRAPVAAMPR, encoded by the coding sequence GTGGAGCCCATCATCGTCTGTGCCGAGCTTTACATGCGTCTGGGGGACGACGAAGTGCTCGTCCTCGACTGCCGGGATGCCGCGGACTGGGAGCGTTATGACCTGCACATCCCAGGTGCCTTGCGCATGACGTCCGCGGAGGTTGCCCGCGACCACCACATGCTCCCGGACGACGAGCTCATCGTCCTCTGCGGCTGCTCGCCGGACGGAAGGGACACGCGCCGTGTCTGCCGCCTGCTCCGGATGAAGGGCCGCGAGGCCGTCTGTCTCGACGGCGGGCTGCTGGCCTGGGTCACAGGTGGCTTCCCCACGGAGCGGCACACCCGGGCCCCCGTCGCCGCGATGCCCCGCTGA
- the asd gene encoding aspartate-semialdehyde dehydrogenase, which yields MARLRAALIGATGLAGQQFIAALKDHPSIELTGLAASPRSAGKTYAEALKTASGMTAWFVPEPLPAELAQMKVVAGDALEARDYDLVFSAVEADVARELEPKLAKDIPVFSAASAFRYEDDVPLLIPPVNAAHAPLIREQQRRRGWKGFIVPIPNCTTTGLAVTLAPLVERFGVKAVLMTSLQAMSGAGRSPGVIGMDILDNVIPYIPKEEHKVEVETKKILGALRPSADGLTPHDVRVSCTCTRVAVMEGHTESVFVSLGKKATVAEVTQALREWRGAEPARNLPSAAPRWIEVLDDPFRPQPRLDRDTHGGMATTVGRIREDGVLENGFKYVLVSHNTKMGAARGAILVAELLLAQGLLG from the coding sequence ATGGCCAGGCTTCGCGCGGCCCTCATCGGTGCCACTGGACTCGCCGGACAGCAGTTCATCGCCGCCCTCAAGGACCACCCCTCCATCGAGCTGACGGGCCTCGCGGCCTCGCCTCGCTCGGCGGGCAAGACGTACGCGGAGGCGCTGAAAACGGCCAGCGGCATGACGGCCTGGTTCGTCCCGGAGCCGCTGCCCGCGGAGCTCGCCCAGATGAAGGTGGTGGCCGGTGACGCCCTGGAGGCCAGGGACTACGACCTGGTCTTCTCCGCCGTGGAGGCGGACGTGGCGCGCGAACTGGAGCCGAAGCTGGCGAAGGACATCCCCGTCTTCTCCGCCGCCAGCGCGTTCCGCTACGAGGACGACGTCCCGCTGCTGATTCCCCCCGTCAACGCCGCGCACGCGCCCCTCATCCGGGAGCAGCAGCGGCGGCGCGGCTGGAAGGGCTTCATCGTCCCCATCCCCAACTGCACCACCACGGGCCTGGCGGTGACGCTGGCGCCGCTGGTGGAGCGCTTCGGGGTGAAGGCCGTGCTCATGACGAGCCTCCAGGCCATGTCCGGCGCAGGCCGCTCGCCGGGCGTCATCGGCATGGACATCCTCGACAACGTCATCCCCTACATTCCCAAGGAGGAGCACAAGGTCGAGGTGGAGACGAAGAAAATCCTCGGCGCGCTGCGTCCTTCCGCGGACGGCCTCACGCCGCATGACGTGCGCGTGTCCTGCACCTGCACCCGCGTGGCGGTGATGGAGGGCCACACCGAGTCCGTCTTCGTCTCATTGGGCAAGAAGGCCACCGTGGCCGAAGTGACCCAGGCCCTGCGGGAATGGCGGGGCGCCGAGCCGGCCAGGAACCTGCCGTCCGCCGCGCCGCGCTGGATTGAGGTGCTGGACGATCCCTTCCGACCCCAGCCCCGGTTGGACCGGGACACGCACGGCGGTATGGCCACCACCGTCGGACGCATCCGCGAGGATGGCGTCCTGGAGAACGGCTTCAAGTACGTGCTGGTGTCGCACAACACCAAGATGGGGGCCGCGCGCGGCGCCATCCTGGTGGCCGAGCTGCTGCTGGCCCAGGGCTTGTTGGGCTGA
- the fdxA gene encoding ferredoxin FdxA, translating to MAYVVADPCIKCKYTDCVEVCPVNCFYEGANFLVIHPDECIDCGACEPVCPTKAIFPETELPPQWKEYTALNADFSTKWPNIAEKKAALPEAEEFKTKEDKRSLLDPAGG from the coding sequence ATGGCCTACGTCGTTGCCGACCCTTGCATCAAGTGCAAGTACACCGACTGTGTCGAGGTGTGCCCGGTCAACTGCTTCTACGAGGGTGCCAACTTCCTGGTCATCCACCCGGATGAGTGTATCGACTGCGGCGCTTGCGAGCCGGTGTGCCCCACCAAGGCCATCTTCCCGGAGACGGAGCTGCCGCCGCAGTGGAAGGAATACACGGCGCTGAACGCCGACTTCTCCACGAAGTGGCCCAACATCGCGGAGAAGAAGGCCGCGCTGCCCGAGGCGGAGGAGTTCAAGACGAAGGAAGACAAGCGCTCCCTGCTGGATCCGGCGGGCGGCTGA
- a CDS encoding acyl-CoA dehydrogenase family protein, which produces MLHGHGLYLEEHDAFRRTVRAVVEKEILPFVREWEAREAFPRELFTRFGELGFLGLKYPVEYGGSAAGELYEAVLLEELGRCGSGGVSAGLGAQFTISTGPIHLFGTDAQKRRWLTPAIQGEKIGALGITEPDAGSDVAGLRTTARREGDVYVVNGSKTYITNGVRADFVVLAVKTDPAAGHKGLSMLVVEKGTPGFSVGRKLDKLGWRASDTAELFFEDCRVPAEHLLGVEGQGFAQIMGNFQWERLSLALGAVGAMEDMLETVLAHVKSRRAFGQSLHQFQVVRHKLADLFTVRESARQLTYHALRLHVAGEWAVAQTSMAKKVATETCCRVADECLQLHGGAGYMMEYDIQRHWRDARLGPIGGGTSEVMNEIIAKQLGL; this is translated from the coding sequence ATGCTTCACGGCCACGGGCTGTACCTGGAAGAGCATGACGCGTTTCGTCGCACCGTACGTGCGGTGGTGGAGAAGGAGATTCTCCCCTTCGTGAGGGAGTGGGAGGCCCGGGAGGCGTTCCCCCGGGAGCTGTTCACCCGCTTCGGCGAGCTGGGCTTCCTCGGCTTGAAGTACCCGGTGGAGTACGGGGGCTCGGCGGCGGGGGAACTGTACGAGGCGGTGCTGTTGGAGGAGCTGGGGCGCTGCGGCTCGGGCGGTGTGTCGGCGGGGTTGGGGGCCCAGTTCACCATCTCCACGGGGCCCATCCACCTGTTCGGCACGGACGCGCAGAAGCGCCGCTGGCTGACCCCCGCCATCCAGGGCGAGAAGATTGGCGCGCTGGGCATCACCGAACCGGACGCCGGCTCGGATGTGGCGGGCCTGCGCACCACCGCGCGGCGCGAGGGTGACGTCTACGTGGTGAACGGCTCCAAGACGTACATCACCAACGGCGTGCGCGCGGACTTCGTGGTGCTGGCGGTGAAGACGGACCCGGCCGCGGGCCACAAGGGCCTGTCCATGCTGGTGGTGGAGAAGGGCACGCCGGGCTTCTCCGTGGGGCGCAAGCTGGACAAGCTGGGCTGGCGCGCCTCGGACACCGCGGAGCTGTTCTTCGAGGACTGCCGCGTGCCCGCGGAGCACCTGCTAGGCGTGGAGGGGCAGGGCTTCGCGCAGATCATGGGCAACTTCCAGTGGGAGCGCCTGTCGCTCGCGCTGGGCGCGGTGGGCGCCATGGAGGACATGCTGGAGACGGTGCTGGCGCACGTGAAGTCGCGGCGCGCCTTCGGCCAGTCGCTCCATCAGTTCCAGGTGGTGCGCCACAAGCTGGCGGACCTCTTCACCGTGCGCGAGTCGGCGCGTCAGCTCACCTACCACGCGCTGCGCCTGCACGTGGCTGGCGAGTGGGCGGTGGCGCAGACGTCCATGGCGAAGAAGGTGGCCACCGAGACGTGCTGCCGCGTGGCGGACGAGTGCCTCCAGCTCCACGGCGGCGCGGGCTACATGATGGAGTACGACATCCAGCGGCATTGGCGTGACGCGCGGCTGGGGCCCATTGGCGGCGGCACCAGTGAGGTGATGAACGAAATCATCGCCAAGCAGCTCGGCCTGTAG